Proteins from a genomic interval of Clostridium scatologenes:
- a CDS encoding alpha/beta-type small acid-soluble spore protein, producing MSYKTLVPEAKEGLNRFKMESAREVGVNLKDGYNGDLTAREAGSIGGNMVKKMVEAYEKGL from the coding sequence ATGTCATACAAAACATTAGTACCAGAAGCTAAGGAAGGTTTAAATAGGTTTAAAATGGAGTCAGCTAGAGAAGTAGGAGTAAATTTAAAAGATGGTTATAATGGAGATTTGACAGCAAGAGAAGCAGGCTCAATAGGTGGAAACATGGTCAAGAAAATGGTAGAAGCATATGAAAAAGGACTATAG
- a CDS encoding NAD(P)/FAD-dependent oxidoreductase — translation MQYLIIGASAAGINAAKTLRTLDKNSEITIISKDASVYSRCMLHKSLDGSRTLKELSFIEEDFFEKYNINWIKNTAVSDIDIDNKKVLIEDKSSYTFDRLLVASGASSFIPPVKNLREAKGVYSLRNFEDVTAIENKLKNTKNVVILGAGLVGVDAVLGIMEKNIKISIVEMGDRILPLQLDKKASSMYEKLLKGKNIDLFTSVKLEEVILNEDGCVSKAVLSNSTTLDCDMIIVAAGVRPNVNFIKDNRLKIEKGIMVDKYCKTTAPDIYAAGDVTFTAPIWPIAVKQGITAAFNMSGKIKELTDNFGMKNSMNLLGLECVSLGNVNPPDNTYNIDIIEGQGFYKKIIHKDGIIYGALLVGDISYCGVLGELIKNKINIKHIDKNIFDIDYSDFYNVDSDGQYNYKLTSK, via the coding sequence ATGCAATATTTAATAATAGGTGCCAGTGCTGCTGGAATAAATGCTGCTAAAACCTTAAGAACTCTTGATAAAAATAGTGAAATAACTATTATTTCAAAGGATGCCTCTGTTTACTCTAGGTGCATGCTTCATAAATCACTAGATGGAAGCAGAACATTAAAAGAATTAAGTTTCATAGAGGAAGATTTCTTTGAAAAATATAATATTAACTGGATTAAAAATACAGCAGTTTCTGATATTGATATAGACAATAAAAAAGTATTAATTGAAGATAAAAGTAGTTATACATTTGATAGGTTGCTCGTAGCATCTGGAGCTTCTTCTTTTATTCCTCCTGTTAAAAATTTAAGAGAAGCTAAAGGAGTATATTCTCTTAGAAACTTTGAAGATGTCACTGCCATAGAAAATAAACTTAAAAATACAAAAAATGTAGTAATACTTGGCGCAGGCCTTGTAGGAGTGGATGCAGTTTTAGGTATTATGGAAAAAAATATTAAAATTTCAATTGTTGAAATGGGTGATAGAATTCTACCACTTCAACTAGACAAAAAAGCTTCATCTATGTATGAAAAACTTTTAAAGGGAAAAAATATTGATCTCTTTACTTCTGTTAAACTAGAAGAAGTTATTTTAAATGAAGATGGTTGTGTAAGTAAAGCAGTACTATCCAATTCAACCACTTTAGACTGTGATATGATAATAGTTGCAGCTGGAGTTAGACCAAATGTAAATTTTATAAAAGATAACAGATTAAAGATTGAAAAAGGAATTATGGTAGATAAATACTGTAAAACCACTGCACCAGATATATATGCAGCTGGTGATGTAACATTTACTGCCCCAATATGGCCTATAGCTGTAAAACAAGGTATTACTGCAGCATTTAATATGTCTGGTAAAATCAAAGAATTAACTGATAATTTCGGTATGAAAAATTCAATGAATTTACTTGGTTTAGAATGTGTTTCACTTGGAAATGTAAATCCTCCAGATAATACTTATAATATAGATATAATTGAAGGACAAGGATTTTACAAGAAAATAATTCATAAGGATGGAATAATTTATGGTGCCTTACTCGTTGGAGATATATCTTACTGTGGAGTTTTAGGCGAATTAATAAAAAATAAGATAAATATAAAACATATTGATAAAAACATATTTGATATCGATTATTCTGATTTCTATAATGTAGATTCAGACGGTCAATATAATTACAAATTAACTTCTAAATAA